From Draconibacterium halophilum, one genomic window encodes:
- the greA gene encoding transcription elongation factor GreA, which produces MSEVTYLTKEGLEKLKKELEHLKNVERPAISKQIGEAIEKGDISENAEYDAAKDAQGMLEAKIALLQSKVANARILDESKIDTSKVQILNKVTIKNKKNNATMQYTLVPESEANLKEGKISVQTPIAKGLMGKKLAMLLILKFRQEQYLLRLLKFQSKNHGKHFYKNYQW; this is translated from the coding sequence ATGTCCGAAGTAACATATTTGACAAAAGAAGGTTTAGAAAAGCTGAAAAAAGAGCTGGAACATTTAAAGAATGTTGAACGTCCAGCTATTTCTAAACAAATCGGAGAAGCTATTGAAAAGGGAGACATCTCCGAAAATGCTGAATACGATGCAGCTAAAGATGCTCAAGGAATGCTTGAGGCAAAAATTGCTTTATTGCAAAGTAAAGTAGCCAATGCACGTATTTTGGATGAGTCCAAAATTGATACATCAAAAGTTCAGATTTTGAATAAAGTTACCATCAAGAACAAAAAGAATAATGCTACTATGCAATATACTTTGGTTCCTGAAAGTGAAGCGAATTTGAAAGAAGGAAAGATTTCGGTACAAACGCCAATTGCCAAAGGACTTATGGGCAAAAAGTTGGCGATGTTGTTGATATTAAAGTTCCGTCAGGAACAATACCTTTTGAGATTGTTGAAATTTCAATCTAAGAACCATGGCAAGCATTTTTACAAAAATTATCAATGGTGA
- a CDS encoding HIT family protein — MASIFTKIINGEIPSYKVAEDANYFAFLDIFPTAKGHTLVIPKKEVDYIFDLDDETYAGLQMFAKKVAKGLEKAVPCKKVGIMVLGLEVPHAHIHLVPMQSEHDLLNFADKTKLPEEEMKQLAKLIAENIDKQP, encoded by the coding sequence ATGGCAAGCATTTTTACAAAAATTATCAATGGTGAAATTCCTTCCTATAAAGTAGCGGAGGATGCGAATTATTTTGCTTTTCTCGATATTTTCCCAACAGCGAAAGGACACACTTTGGTAATTCCGAAAAAAGAGGTGGATTACATTTTCGATTTAGATGACGAAACCTACGCCGGATTACAAATGTTTGCCAAAAAAGTGGCAAAAGGTCTCGAAAAAGCTGTTCCCTGTAAAAAAGTAGGGATAATGGTTTTGGGACTCGAGGTGCCTCATGCACATATTCATTTGGTGCCCATGCAAAGCGAACACGATTTGCTGAACTTTGCCGACAAAACAAAACTCCCCGAAGAGGAAATGAAGCAGCTGGCAAAGCTCATCGCTGAAAATATTGACAAGCAGCCCTGA
- the dnaE gene encoding DNA polymerase III subunit alpha: MVPFTHLHVHSQYSILDGAASISDLVNKAKGDNMPALAITDHGTMFGIKEFHAACSKAEIKPILGCETYVASRSISNKSDKVDRSGHHLILLAKNKVGYRNLIKLISIASTSGFYYKPRIDKELLEKYHEGLVASSACLGGEIPQLLMANNMKDAEKSVLWYKKLFGEDYYLELMRHPAQSQRERESVYDWQVKVNKQLIPLAKKLGVKLIATNDIHFTNESDAEAHDLLICLNTGKDFDDPNRMRYTKQEWFKTQAEMNELFKDVPEALANTKEIAEKVEAFELDTAPIMPVFPIPEKIGTEEGFKEKYSEADLRKEFSDAAFERLGGYEKVIRVKLESAFLEHLTFEGAKERYGDPLEKSVEDRLIFELNTIKTMGYPGYFLITQDFINWAKDNGVIVGPGRGSAAGAAVSYCAGITNIDPIKYDLLFERFLNPDRISLPDVDIDFDDDGRQQVLNYVTDKYGEDKVAHICTFGTMATKSSIRDVARVLKLPLPEADRLAKLVPEAPKMSFKKAFKESPDLAREKNSTIPLVVDTLTYAEKLEGSVRNTGVHACGILISRDTLTDHIPLMPTKDEEHLLTTQYDGRFVEDIGLLKMDFLGLKTLSIIKECLENIKLSKGIDVSINEIPLDDEKTFQLFSYGETTAIFQFESDGMKKHLRDLKPNRFEDLVAMNALYRPGPMEYIPDYIARKHGKQKVDYDVPMMEEYLSDTYGITVFQEQVMLLSRLLAGFTRGDSDTLRKAMGKKIMSVMEKLKVKFVDGCKANRQFVDECKNKGKTTDEVIHKIWKDWEAFASYAFNKSHSVCYAYIAYQTGFLKAHYPAEFMAANLSRNLNNITDITKLMTECKRMKLNVLGPDVNESFIKFTANKEGDIRFGMGAIKGVGSGAVQHIINVRNEKGHFKTIYDLVEHVNLQSVNKKNLEALAMAGAFENLEGVNRSCFFAGEHENDDTNFIEKLIRYGNRLQLEANSAQQSLFGGAGMAQDIQKPAIPKVDEWAKLIMLEKEKNLIGIYLTAHPLDDFRLEITNFCSRDVALKDLNNDISKYKDKDFTFGGMVTAAREGQSKNGNMYAVMTLSDYTDSKELFFFGNDYVNFSKFCKVGIFIMVKGSVRTRFKSDFYEFKVNSIELLDNVRENYIKSLTINIPLKALTEDVVKRIDHIANEYKGKTLLKFNVFDTENNMYIEMFSRTTRVNPLNSFLKFFDEQPEMTYRIN; encoded by the coding sequence ATGGTTCCATTTACGCATTTACACGTACACTCGCAATACTCCATTCTCGACGGAGCTGCCAGCATTAGCGATCTGGTAAACAAGGCAAAAGGCGATAACATGCCGGCTTTGGCAATAACCGATCACGGAACGATGTTTGGTATTAAAGAGTTTCACGCCGCCTGTTCAAAAGCTGAAATCAAACCAATTTTAGGATGTGAAACTTATGTGGCTTCCCGTTCAATCAGTAATAAAAGTGACAAAGTCGATCGCTCGGGGCACCACCTTATTTTGCTGGCAAAAAACAAGGTTGGGTATCGTAACCTCATTAAGCTGATATCGATAGCCAGTACATCGGGGTTTTATTATAAACCACGTATTGATAAAGAGTTGCTCGAGAAATACCACGAAGGATTGGTTGCATCGTCTGCCTGTCTTGGTGGAGAAATTCCGCAGTTGTTGATGGCCAACAATATGAAAGATGCCGAGAAATCCGTTCTGTGGTATAAGAAGCTGTTTGGCGAAGATTATTACCTGGAACTGATGAGGCACCCGGCACAATCGCAGCGCGAGCGTGAATCGGTTTACGACTGGCAGGTAAAAGTAAATAAACAACTGATTCCGCTGGCTAAAAAACTGGGTGTTAAATTAATTGCCACCAACGATATTCATTTCACCAACGAGTCGGATGCTGAAGCGCACGACCTGTTAATTTGTTTAAATACGGGTAAGGATTTTGACGATCCGAACCGGATGCGTTACACCAAACAGGAGTGGTTTAAAACGCAGGCCGAAATGAACGAGCTTTTTAAAGACGTTCCGGAGGCGCTGGCAAATACCAAAGAGATTGCCGAAAAAGTTGAAGCTTTTGAGCTGGATACTGCGCCGATTATGCCGGTGTTTCCAATTCCCGAAAAAATTGGCACGGAAGAAGGTTTTAAGGAGAAATATTCAGAGGCTGATTTGCGCAAGGAATTTAGCGATGCGGCATTTGAGCGGCTGGGTGGCTACGAAAAAGTAATTCGGGTGAAGCTGGAATCGGCATTTTTGGAGCACCTTACATTCGAGGGAGCAAAAGAACGTTATGGCGATCCGCTGGAGAAAAGCGTGGAAGACCGACTGATTTTCGAGCTGAATACCATTAAAACAATGGGTTACCCCGGTTATTTCCTTATTACGCAGGATTTTATTAACTGGGCAAAAGATAATGGGGTGATCGTTGGTCCTGGACGTGGTTCAGCAGCCGGTGCCGCCGTGTCGTACTGTGCAGGAATTACCAATATCGACCCGATTAAATACGATTTGCTTTTTGAGCGTTTCCTGAATCCCGACCGTATATCGCTTCCCGATGTGGATATCGACTTTGATGACGATGGACGACAGCAGGTGCTAAACTACGTAACTGATAAATACGGCGAGGACAAAGTGGCTCACATTTGCACTTTCGGAACAATGGCCACGAAGTCTTCTATCAGAGATGTGGCCCGCGTGTTAAAGTTGCCATTGCCCGAAGCTGATCGTCTGGCAAAGCTGGTGCCCGAGGCTCCGAAAATGAGTTTCAAAAAGGCTTTTAAAGAGAGTCCTGACCTGGCAAGAGAAAAGAATTCTACCATTCCGTTGGTTGTTGATACGCTCACTTACGCCGAAAAACTGGAAGGGTCGGTACGAAATACCGGAGTGCATGCCTGTGGAATTCTGATCAGTCGCGATACATTAACAGATCACATTCCGCTAATGCCTACAAAAGATGAAGAGCATCTGCTGACTACTCAGTACGATGGTCGTTTTGTGGAAGACATCGGTTTGTTGAAAATGGATTTCCTTGGACTGAAAACCTTGTCGATCATAAAAGAGTGCCTTGAAAACATCAAGCTGTCGAAAGGAATTGATGTGTCGATAAACGAGATTCCACTCGACGATGAAAAAACGTTTCAGCTTTTCAGTTACGGAGAAACAACGGCCATATTCCAGTTTGAATCGGACGGGATGAAAAAACATCTGCGCGATTTGAAACCAAACCGATTTGAAGATTTGGTGGCCATGAACGCACTGTACAGGCCGGGACCAATGGAATATATTCCCGATTATATTGCCCGTAAACATGGGAAACAGAAAGTGGATTATGATGTGCCGATGATGGAAGAATACCTGAGCGATACGTATGGTATTACGGTCTTCCAGGAGCAAGTGATGTTACTTTCGCGCTTGCTGGCGGGCTTTACCCGTGGCGATTCGGATACCCTTCGTAAGGCGATGGGTAAGAAGATTATGTCGGTAATGGAAAAGCTGAAAGTTAAGTTTGTTGATGGTTGTAAAGCCAACCGGCAGTTTGTTGACGAATGCAAAAACAAAGGGAAAACAACCGATGAGGTTATTCATAAAATATGGAAAGACTGGGAGGCATTTGCATCGTATGCATTTAACAAATCGCACTCGGTTTGTTATGCCTACATTGCCTACCAAACGGGCTTTTTAAAGGCGCATTACCCGGCAGAGTTTATGGCGGCCAACCTTAGTCGAAACCTGAATAATATTACTGATATTACCAAGCTAATGACCGAGTGCAAGCGAATGAAATTAAATGTTCTTGGTCCGGATGTTAACGAGAGTTTTATCAAGTTTACCGCGAACAAAGAAGGCGATATCCGCTTTGGCATGGGTGCCATTAAAGGGGTCGGATCAGGAGCCGTTCAGCACATAATTAATGTGCGTAATGAGAAGGGGCATTTTAAAACGATTTACGATTTGGTGGAGCATGTTAACTTGCAGTCGGTAAATAAAAAGAACCTTGAGGCACTTGCCATGGCCGGAGCATTTGAAAATTTGGAAGGAGTAAACCGCAGTTGCTTTTTTGCCGGAGAGCACGAGAACGATGATACCAATTTTATTGAGAAGTTAATTCGATACGGCAACCGTTTACAACTTGAAGCAAACAGTGCACAGCAAAGTTTGTTCGGTGGAGCGGGCATGGCACAGGATATTCAAAAGCCGGCCATTCCAAAAGTTGATGAATGGGCAAAGCTTATAATGCTTGAAAAAGAGAAAAATCTGATCGGTATTTACCTCACCGCTCATCCGCTCGACGATTTCCGCTTGGAGATCACAAATTTCTGCTCGCGAGATGTGGCGTTGAAAGACCTGAATAACGACATTTCGAAGTACAAAGACAAGGATTTTACTTTTGGCGGAATGGTAACTGCAGCCCGCGAAGGACAGTCGAAAAACGGAAATATGTATGCTGTTATGACCTTGTCCGACTACACCGATTCAAAAGAACTTTTCTTCTTTGGTAACGACTATGTGAACTTTAGTAAATTCTGCAAAGTGGGAATTTTTATCATGGTTAAAGGCTCGGTGCGAACGCGATTTAAAAGCGATTTCTACGAGTTCAAGGTGAACAGTATAGAGTTGCTTGATAATGTGCGCGAAAATTATATAAAAAGCTTAACCATTAACATTCCCTTAAAAGCATTAACCGAAGACGTGGTAAAACGCATCGATCACATAGCAAATGAATACAAAGGAAAGACGCTGCTGAAGTTTAATGTTTTTGATACCGAGAACAATATGTACATTGAAATGTTTTCAAGAACAACAAGGGTAAATCCTTTGAATAGTTTTCTGAAGTTTTTTGATGAACAACCGGAAATGACGTACAGAATTAATTAG
- the trxA gene encoding thioredoxin, translated as MALEITDANYEELVMNSDKPVMIDFWAVWCGPCRMIAPIVEEMSAEYDGKAVIGKVDVDNNQDVAMKYGIRNIPTVLFVKNGEVVDKQVGAAPKQAFIDKLEALL; from the coding sequence ATGGCTTTAGAAATTACAGATGCCAATTATGAAGAATTGGTAATGAATTCAGACAAACCGGTGATGATCGATTTTTGGGCAGTATGGTGTGGCCCTTGCAGAATGATTGCTCCAATTGTTGAAGAAATGTCTGCTGAGTACGACGGCAAAGCAGTGATTGGTAAAGTTGATGTTGACAACAACCAGGATGTAGCAATGAAATACGGAATCAGAAACATCCCTACGGTGTTGTTTGTGAAAAACGGCGAAGTTGTTGACAAACAAGTTGGTGCTGCTCCAAAACAAGCTTTCATCGACAAACTGGAAGCACTACTGTAA
- a CDS encoding DUF58 domain-containing protein yields the protein MKNLIDIEQFHRFDNLGLVAHEVVEGFITGLHRSPFHGFSVEFAEHRLYNQGESTKHVDWKLYARTDKLFVKQYEEETNLRCQLVVDTSSSMLFPYSKGKKHLQNKLAFSVYTAAALIYLMRKQRDAVGLTLFSDEIEFHSSPRISSVNAEVMYGKLSELIQPENASLRKTTNTTQVLHQIAENIHKRSLVIIFSDMLDSSKNEELFSALQHLRYNKHEVILFHVTDHSLEREFEFSNRPHKFVDLESGQVVKFNPTEVKQHYTNTVNDYFEDLKVKCGQYHIDLAEADINKDFKEVLFSYLVKRKKLY from the coding sequence TTGAAGAACCTGATCGACATAGAACAATTTCATCGTTTCGATAATCTGGGGCTGGTGGCTCACGAGGTTGTTGAAGGGTTTATAACCGGTTTGCACCGAAGTCCGTTCCATGGATTTTCGGTTGAGTTTGCCGAACACCGTTTGTATAATCAGGGCGAATCGACCAAGCACGTTGATTGGAAATTGTATGCGCGCACCGACAAGCTTTTCGTAAAGCAATACGAAGAGGAAACAAACTTGCGTTGTCAGCTGGTTGTCGATACTTCTTCATCCATGTTATTCCCGTATTCAAAAGGGAAAAAGCATTTGCAAAATAAACTGGCCTTTTCAGTGTACACCGCTGCAGCTCTTATTTACTTGATGCGTAAACAACGCGATGCAGTGGGGCTAACACTTTTTTCCGACGAAATTGAGTTTCATTCTTCGCCTCGAATTTCATCGGTGAATGCCGAAGTAATGTATGGCAAACTCTCGGAATTGATCCAGCCCGAAAATGCCAGTTTGAGAAAAACCACCAATACTACACAGGTTCTTCATCAAATAGCCGAGAATATTCACAAGCGTTCGCTGGTAATTATTTTTAGCGATATGCTCGACAGTTCGAAAAATGAAGAGTTGTTTTCGGCACTTCAGCACTTGCGATACAACAAACACGAGGTTATTCTTTTTCATGTAACCGATCACTCGCTCGAACGTGAATTCGAATTCAGTAATCGTCCGCACAAGTTTGTCGATTTGGAGAGCGGGCAGGTTGTTAAGTTTAATCCTACGGAAGTAAAACAACACTACACAAATACGGTTAATGATTATTTCGAAGACCTGAAAGTAAAATGTGGACAATACCATATTGATTTGGCCGAAGCCGACATCAACAAAGATTTTAAAGAGGTACTTTTTTCTTACCTGGTAAAAAGGAAGAAGCTTTATTAG
- a CDS encoding NIPSNAP family protein encodes MERRSFLKKSALATGAAVASSSLSASPVPAIEKDFYELRVYHLNGGGGRNRLQKYYTEAVIPFLHKRGAKVVAFNEYSMEEPPVMYILHAHKSLSDYYDTTLAMRTDPDFLAAAREYTAVTANNPVYDRYETFLLEAFDGFPRLIEPDKKGGIIEMRIYESYSEDAGIRKVKMFNDGEIQLFQSLGFHPMMFGQHLAGQYMPALTYMMWFEDMEERDALWSTFGPSPEWKAMSSKEEYANTVSHIHKKFLVPVDFS; translated from the coding sequence ATGGAAAGAAGATCATTTCTTAAAAAATCGGCATTGGCAACCGGAGCTGCCGTTGCGTCATCATCTCTAAGCGCCAGCCCTGTACCGGCAATTGAAAAAGACTTTTACGAATTAAGAGTTTATCATTTGAATGGCGGTGGCGGTCGAAATCGTTTACAAAAATATTATACGGAGGCGGTAATTCCCTTTTTACACAAGCGAGGAGCTAAAGTTGTGGCATTTAATGAGTACAGTATGGAAGAACCGCCGGTGATGTACATTTTACATGCCCACAAAAGTTTGTCGGATTATTATGATACTACCTTGGCTATGCGAACCGATCCTGATTTTTTAGCGGCAGCCAGAGAATATACCGCCGTTACCGCAAACAACCCGGTTTATGACCGATACGAAACTTTTCTGCTGGAAGCTTTTGATGGCTTTCCCCGCTTAATTGAACCCGATAAAAAAGGCGGGATAATTGAAATGCGTATCTACGAAAGCTATAGCGAAGATGCAGGAATTAGAAAAGTGAAGATGTTTAACGATGGCGAAATCCAACTGTTCCAAAGTCTCGGATTTCATCCAATGATGTTTGGCCAGCACCTTGCCGGTCAATACATGCCGGCACTCACTTATATGATGTGGTTTGAAGACATGGAAGAACGGGATGCCCTTTGGTCAACATTTGGACCTAGTCCGGAATGGAAGGCCATGAGCAGCAAAGAAGAATATGCCAATACGGTTAGTCACATTCACAAGAAATTTCTTGTTCCAGTCGATTTCAGTTAG
- a CDS encoding YifB family Mg chelatase-like AAA ATPase, with amino-acid sequence MLVKTFGSAVFGIDATTITIEVDVTTGIKFLLVGLPDSAVKESQQRIESALRLNGYKWPKKKIIINMAPADIRKEGSAYDLPLAAAVLAASGQINSEKLAKYVLMGELSLDGTLQPIKGVLPIAINARKEEFEGLILPKQNAREAAVVDRLKVYGAENITEVIDFLNDEGNLEQTVIDTRAEFYNQVNNNPLDFSDVKGQENVKRALEIAAAGSHNIILVGPPGSGKTMLAKRIPTVLPPFSLKEALETTKIHSVVGKIDKETSLMTRRPFRSPHHTISDVALVGGGNYPQPGEISLAHNGVLFLDELPEFKRTVLEVMRQPLEDRNITISRAKFSVEYPASFMLVASMNPCPCGYYNHPTKECVCAPGVVQKYLNKISGPLLDRIDIHLEVVPVPFKKLSEMESSENSEAVRKRVLKAREIQEKRFEEHKGVYANAQMSSKLIREYVVLDEESNDLIKNAMDRLGLSARAYDRILKVARTIADLDGQESVQADHLSEAIHYRSLDRENWGG; translated from the coding sequence ATGTTAGTTAAAACCTTCGGAAGTGCAGTTTTTGGAATCGATGCAACCACCATTACCATTGAAGTAGATGTAACCACCGGAATTAAATTCTTGCTGGTTGGCTTGCCCGACAGTGCCGTGAAAGAAAGTCAGCAACGCATTGAGTCGGCGCTGCGCTTAAATGGCTACAAATGGCCCAAAAAGAAAATCATTATTAACATGGCTCCGGCCGATATCCGGAAAGAAGGATCGGCTTACGATTTGCCGCTGGCAGCAGCGGTTTTGGCGGCATCCGGTCAAATAAATTCAGAAAAATTAGCGAAATATGTTTTAATGGGCGAACTCTCGCTCGATGGAACTCTACAACCCATAAAAGGCGTGTTGCCCATTGCAATAAATGCGCGGAAGGAAGAGTTTGAAGGACTGATCCTGCCAAAACAAAATGCACGGGAAGCTGCCGTTGTCGACCGGTTAAAAGTTTATGGAGCCGAAAATATTACTGAGGTAATCGACTTTTTAAACGATGAAGGAAATCTGGAACAAACGGTAATTGATACGCGGGCCGAGTTTTATAATCAGGTTAATAATAATCCACTCGATTTTTCAGATGTAAAAGGCCAGGAAAATGTAAAACGGGCTTTGGAAATTGCAGCGGCAGGGTCTCACAACATAATTTTAGTAGGCCCTCCCGGGTCGGGGAAGACGATGTTAGCGAAACGAATTCCTACAGTTCTGCCGCCATTTTCGCTAAAAGAAGCGCTGGAAACCACAAAAATTCATTCGGTAGTTGGGAAGATCGATAAAGAAACTTCGTTAATGACACGACGTCCTTTCCGAAGTCCGCATCACACAATTTCTGACGTAGCTCTGGTTGGCGGTGGAAATTATCCACAGCCTGGAGAGATCAGCTTGGCACACAACGGCGTTTTGTTCTTGGATGAATTGCCCGAATTTAAACGAACCGTTTTAGAAGTGATGCGCCAACCGTTGGAAGACCGGAATATTACCATTTCGCGGGCCAAGTTTTCGGTGGAGTACCCGGCAAGTTTTATGTTGGTGGCTTCCATGAATCCATGTCCGTGTGGTTATTACAATCACCCCACAAAAGAATGCGTTTGTGCGCCGGGAGTGGTTCAGAAATACCTCAATAAAATCTCGGGCCCCTTGCTCGATCGTATTGATATTCACCTGGAAGTTGTTCCTGTACCTTTCAAAAAACTGTCGGAGATGGAGTCGTCAGAGAATAGCGAGGCTGTTCGCAAAAGAGTGTTGAAGGCGCGAGAAATTCAGGAGAAACGTTTTGAGGAGCATAAAGGTGTTTATGCTAATGCACAAATGAGTTCGAAACTGATTCGGGAGTATGTCGTGCTGGATGAGGAAAGCAACGATTTGATTAAAAATGCTATGGACAGACTTGGTCTTTCGGCCCGTGCTTATGACCGAATATTAAAAGTGGCTCGTACCATTGCCGACCTCGACGGACAAGAAAGTGTACAGGCCGATCACCTTTCAGAAGCCATTCATTACCGCAGCCTGGATCGCGAGAATTGGGGTGGATAA
- a CDS encoding outer membrane protein assembly factor BamB family protein, with the protein MTRVILTLLSVVLLLSSCQTKPEISDWRGPNRDGIYTASNLLKDWPVDGPELLWSFEGLGFGHSAVAIANNKVYVTGIKDTTSSEGTLFTFDLNGNLLWEKNYGKDFSLNFHGTRSTPVVVNDLIYVESGMGAIYCLNAENGAEQWSLDFIKDLGVDSTIQFGYSESVLIDGDHLICVPGAKENNVVAVNRFTGEMVWSCAGNGEIATYNSPILVNHNGLELVIAMTSGSIMGIDANSGEMYWSIEQTQRNKIHANTAIYAHGQLVVSSADPTDSSGLVQLQLSEDGKNATVVWRNKKYRNLMGGVVKIDSCLYGSAYMKNDWQVIDWNTGEMLVQNKDLGGGSIIYADGLFYCYAERDGEVALVDASPEKFEIISRFKVPLGTKEHWARPVIKGTNLYIRHGNALMVYNIQSN; encoded by the coding sequence ATGACCCGAGTTATTCTTACTTTATTATCCGTTGTATTATTGCTTTCATCGTGCCAAACAAAACCGGAAATTTCAGATTGGCGTGGCCCCAATCGCGACGGAATTTATACCGCTTCGAACCTGTTAAAAGATTGGCCGGTTGATGGTCCCGAACTTTTATGGTCGTTCGAGGGACTTGGTTTTGGACACAGTGCAGTTGCGATTGCTAACAACAAGGTATACGTTACGGGAATAAAAGATACAACTAGCTCTGAAGGCACCTTATTTACGTTTGATTTAAATGGAAACCTGCTTTGGGAGAAAAATTATGGGAAAGATTTTAGTTTGAATTTTCATGGAACCCGATCGACACCGGTTGTTGTAAACGATTTAATTTATGTAGAAAGTGGGATGGGTGCTATTTATTGTTTAAATGCCGAAAATGGTGCTGAGCAATGGTCGCTTGATTTTATAAAAGATTTGGGCGTAGATTCCACCATTCAATTTGGTTATTCCGAATCGGTTTTAATCGATGGAGACCATTTAATATGTGTACCCGGTGCCAAAGAAAATAATGTGGTTGCCGTAAATCGTTTTACCGGAGAAATGGTGTGGAGTTGTGCCGGTAATGGTGAAATAGCCACGTATAATTCGCCCATTTTGGTAAATCACAATGGCCTTGAATTGGTAATAGCCATGACCTCGGGTTCAATAATGGGAATTGATGCCAATTCAGGAGAAATGTATTGGAGTATAGAACAAACACAGCGGAATAAAATACATGCAAACACCGCTATTTATGCACACGGTCAATTGGTTGTTTCCAGTGCCGATCCAACCGATTCGTCGGGATTGGTGCAACTTCAACTTTCCGAAGACGGTAAAAATGCAACCGTAGTTTGGCGAAATAAGAAGTACCGCAATTTAATGGGGGGAGTTGTTAAAATCGATTCGTGTTTATATGGTTCGGCTTATATGAAAAATGACTGGCAGGTTATTGACTGGAACACAGGAGAAATGCTGGTACAGAATAAAGATTTAGGTGGTGGCTCGATAATTTATGCCGATGGACTTTTTTATTGCTATGCCGAACGCGATGGAGAAGTTGCTCTTGTTGATGCTTCGCCCGAAAAGTTTGAGATTATTAGCAGGTTTAAAGTTCCACTGGGAACAAAAGAACATTGGGCGCGCCCGGTAATTAAAGGCACTAACTTATATATTCGTCATGGCAACGCGCTAATGGTTTACAACATTCAATCGAATTAA